A stretch of DNA from Pygocentrus nattereri isolate fPygNat1 chromosome 14, fPygNat1.pri, whole genome shotgun sequence:
TGTGAGAGGGATTAAAGCGAGTGTAAGGGGATGTCTGTCTTTCTCGGGTGGCTAAATATAACCCCAGTGATGAGGCATGTCATCAGTACTTTGGGTTCCATGCGAGGCCGATGACTTTGTGTGCCGTAATTCTGTGCTTCTGCTAAATATCAACCCACAGTTTAGTGTAAGCACCTGCACTGGCACTTCTCTTTACAGCCTCTGATTTAGCTGGGTGGCAGTTAGTTATAGATCTTAAAGACTGACCTTTCCAAAAGATAGCCTGAGTGGCCGAGTGTCTGGACAGAGCTAATCTACTGCCTCCCCCCGCTGAGACAGAGTGCAGCTTGATGGGGCTTTTGTTAGGCTAACAGGAATAAGAGGTTCTTTATAGACAGACAATCCTTGTTGGAGTCATTCCAATTTATTTGTttccttatttatttacaatatatgaTTTTTACATGCTTATCTGGTTCGGTCAGTATTACTGGTTGATTTATTTGTGCTAACCTTTAAGGTGCAATATTCATCATTTAATTCAACTACTTCCTCCTGTTGCTTCTAGACTATGGTAGAAACAGTATAAAAACAGATAGTAAGCATTATAAGGCAGTAATATTAGAAGGGAATGAAATTCTGTTGaaaatcatttataattttcttattttacatattatttatttcatgttttgtttgttgatttaAGACCATTTTTAGATTGACTGGATGTCTGGAAATAaagcatttattcatttatttatttaattagatCAAGCTATGATAATGATTTGGTCCTTTAGAGCAATTTTCTCTAGTCAATTCGTTCaaacgttcaaagtcccttaaatcccctttcttctccattctgatgctctgtctgcacttcagcaagttgtcttgaccacctctatatgcctaaatgcattgagttgcggccatgtgattggctgattagctatttgtgttaacaagcaattgaacaggtgtacctaataaagtggccggtgagtgtacatgtgCAAGCTTAATTGGAGGAATAGATTTTGGGGGAATTTGGGGTCCATCAGACAGTGCCAACCAGTGCACCATCACCCCTCTTCTTTGAGCTGTATTCTCTGGCCGTATCATTTTTGGGGAGAACTTTTAatttatgtggaggttctttaaactttaaaaggaTTCTTCACACTCATACTTCTCATTCACAAAAATGGGACTTTAAGAGCCCTTCACGGAAAGGTGAAATGAGGTTTTCCAATTAATCTCTCTAAAGAGTGCCTTTATTTTCAAGAGTATACTTTGTATCTGCGCACAAAAGAGCTTCCCCTGATTGagtaaatttaaatgtaaatgcttcTTTTGTCTTGCAGAGATTTGATGCCCAAGTCTCTGGAGGGACAAATCACGATGGAGAAGACGCCCAGCTACTTCGTGACCAAGGAGGTACCTGGCCGCATCTACGCTATGTCAAAGGACACCAAACTGATCGTGGTGGTGCGGGACCCAGTCACGCGGGCTATCTCGGACTATACTCAGACGCGCTCAAAGAAGCCTGACATCCCTTCCTTTGAGAGTCTTACCTTCAAGAACACTACAGCAGGGCTTATTGACTCCACTTGGAGCGCGCTGCAGATAGGCATGTATGCCCGGCATCTGGATCGCTGGCTAAGGTACTTCCCCATCAACCAGATGCTGTTTGTTAGCGGAGAGCGGCTAATCAGTGACCCGGCAGGCGAAATGGCTCGTGTCCAGGACTTTCTGGGCCTGAGGAGGGTGGTCACTGAGAAATATTTCCACTTTAACCCAGCCAAGGGCTTCCCCTGCTTAAAAAAGCCAGAAAGCAGCAGTAAACCCCACTGCCTGGGCAAAACCAAAGGGCGCACCCATCCAAATATCCACCCAGACGTGGTCCAACAACTGCGAGACTTCTACAAGCCATTCAACAAAAAATTTTACTACATGACTGGACAGGATTTTGGCTGGGATTGacaaacacacttttttttaagattttatttgtgtaaaaaaagTACAGAAGTCTATTTTATGATAATTTATTGTAGTTAATTCACTCTGATGCCTGTCCATTTGTTGTACATATTGTAAGCCACAACTTTTTACATTCCAGTTTTTATGTAAATAGGTGAGCATATTTAATAGGCTTGAGTATTTGTATTACCAAATTTGAACACATTGTAATGAATAACTAAGAGGAATTCAAATGAGGTGAAATGTCTCAGAAAAAGGAGAACAAAAGCACAATGAAGTTAGTTACGGGTAAATAGCAAGACAGTCTTGCTCAGAGCAAAAGATAATATggttccatccatccagctaGCAGCTCTTTCAGAATCTGTACCATTCAAATGTTTAATTCTCAGAGGAGTAATGCCACCCACACTTAATCTAATTTCTCTAGGAGACCATTGTGCTGTAATCTTTTCTCATCATTGGATTAATCTCAGAGGTTGAATGGGTCTTTTATGATGGGTCAATACAGGGTCCCAGCTGATTCACTACTAGTTCAGGTAGATCAATACGCTAATTGCTGTGTAATGTCAATTATGGTGGAAAGATGGGATGACTCTGGTCTGACCTGAGCTGTAAAATCAGTGTACATCATTGTATTGATTGAAACCTTGAAGGATTTCACAGTGATTTTACTTGTATTACACGACTGCCTAACGCTCTTATGGTTGAACTGTTGGCTCTCAaacttttttcctcattttttccATCTCTAAAACACTCTATGAGGAAACATAGCTCCCAGAAGCATGGGAACTGTACAAAGTTCAAGTTAGATCTAATGCTGCCAACATGTCAAACCCCTTTGACCAGAAAATTCAGATAACAAACCTCTCCATGCTATAATTGCGCATTCATGCTCGGGAGGCGAGGTTACAATGCCGTGTCCTTGGTACTTTGATGAAGAACGGGAAAGGGAGGATGAACACTCCTGAATTCTCTGGCAGAGCAGTTGCACAAATAAAGCAAAAGCATCTGAATGACCTCAAATATGGGTCCagctaaataaatgaataaataaataaatataatgaaaaacTCATTAAGCAGAGGAATACACAGATCTGCTCTTGTTTTGGTAATCCACGTGCATGGCATCAGTTCTCTTGGAGAAGAAGGAAGTCGCATTAAAGAAACATTGCCCTTGTTTCATTAACACACTGTCATTTCAGTGTGCAGATTTAATGGACAACCACTGCTGCAATATCAAAGGGATTTGTTCAGTCTATGCTGGACGTAAGTTATATTTTCAGGCATTGTTTAAAGGGAAAATTGGTTTCTCTGGATATTTTTCACTCACTTGCATACGGTTGAGTTTTATTCAGCCCTATGAGGATATTCAAATGtggcttttgtttcttttttgactCAGAATGCTTCTTTTGGTTTTTCAGGATAAGCTGACACATGGAGTACATACTATATTGCTattcaactttaaaaaaattattctgTCAAGGGGACATGACGCTGAATGCTACAGTATTCCTCTGCAGTGATAAAATAAATCTATTTTGCCAAAATATCTTTGTCATCACAGTGCATTTCTTCTTATGCCATAAACTGACAGGACACTCAGCTTAGCTGAAAACAGATTGCCGCCCTGCGCTCTAGCATTTGAGTTCATTACATAATGTTCATTATTCTGCAGCGGAGAATTAGCTCCTCTGAGCGCAGGACCTTGCTGCAGAGTTCTGTATCTCACTACAGCAGGGTCCCTCCATATGTTCGATTAAGTCAACCAGATAATTAGCAGTGGTACGATTCTGTAACTGCTATGGTACAGCTAACCCTGCTGAACTGCCTcctatatacaaccccaattccaatgaagttgggatgttgtgtaaaacataaataaaaacagaatacgatgatttgcaaatccttttcaacctatattcaattgaatacactacaaagacaagatatttaatgttcaaacagataaactttattattttttgcaaatattcactccttTTAAATtggatgcctgcaacacgttccaaagaagttgggacagggtcatgtccttttaacaacactcaataagtgtttgggaaatgaggacattaattgttgaagctttgtaggtggaattctttcccattcttgcttgacgtACAAcctcagttgctcaacagtctggggtctcctttgttgtattttgcgcttcataatgcgccgcacattttcaataggagacaggtctggactgcaggcaggtcagtctagtacccgcactcttttactatgaagccactcTGTtttaacacgtgcagaatgtggcttgacattgtcttgctgaaataagcaggacgtccctgaaaaagacgttgcttggatggcagcatatgttgttccaaaacctgtatgtacctttcagcattaatggtgccttcacagatgtgcaagttacccatgccatgggcactaacacacccccagaccatcagagatgctggcttttgaactttgcgctgataacaatccggacagtccttttcctctttggcccggaggacacgacgtccatgatttccaaaaacaatttgaaatgtggactcgtcagaccacaggacacttttccactttgtgtcagtccatctcagatgagctcgggtccagagaagccggcggtgtttctgggtgttgttgatatatggctttcactttgcatggcagagttttaacttgcacttgtagttggagcgacgaactgtgttcactgacggtggttttctgaagtgttcctgagcccatgtggtaatatccattacagaattatgtgggtttttaatgcagtgccgaatgtcacaggcattcaatgttggttttctgccttgccgcttacttgcagagatttctccagattctctgaatcttttgatgatattatggactgtagatgatgaaatccctaaattccttgcaattgcacgttgagaaacattgttcttaaactgttggactgtttgctcacgcagttgttcacaaagtggtgaacctctctccatccttgcttgtgaacgactgagcctttcagggatgtttccaattaacctgttcacctgtggaatgttccaaacaggtgttttttgagcattcctcaactttcccaatctttttttgcccctgtcccaacttctttggaatgtgttgcaggcatcaatttccaaatgagtgaatatttgcaaaaaaaataaagtttatctgtttgaacattaaatatcttgtctttgtagtgtattcaattgaatataggttgaaaaggatttgcaaatcattgtattctgtttttatttatgttttacacaacttcccaacttcactggaactggggttgtacaTATAGCTGATAAAGCCAGTGTATTTTCAGTAATTTTGAAAAAGGAATGCATTTAGGATGCAGAATGCAAgatccccccacccccatcttAAATGTAATTGATCAGCCAAAATATGTCTGATTTCCAAAGACTGTGTCTTAACTTCTGCCCCGGAGCTGCGAGGCTAATGTAACCAACAAATGATTGAAGCTACCAGTTAGCACTGTGGAATTGTATTGCTTGTGAATCCATACATTGGTCCATATGTCTGtaaattagtaataataataataataatttgctgGAGGTTGTTCTGGTTAAAACAAGTGCAAATACAATGTTAGAGAGTTGGCTAATTCTCTGCTTAAAGCTAACTGGCTAAATGGTTTCTCAAATAAAATCCTGCACACAGGGAAACATAGTTGCCTTATAGAGCTACACCTATAAATTGTCTTTACCAAATTAATCTATTGCCTAAGCACATAAGTACTATATGTGCCATATAAATCTAAATCCACTATACAATGACACAATGAATGAAATCATGCAATACACAATACTGATCACAAAACATTTGGAGGTTTGGAGGTAGGACATAAATAATAACTTTGTGGATTACATGGAATGAAAAAAACAGTTATGACAGATTCCATTTTTGGTTGTTGTTCCAAGTAAAATACCATCCGGCTTTGGAGTCAAAAGCCGTTCAGCCTGATTTCTGTCTATGTTTTTGTCCATATTAATACCAGGGCTAAATTAGAGGATTGAAACCACTTGTGCTAGATGTACTTTTTTCAGGCATATTCATTGCATACCTTGCAACCTATCAAGTGAATACATGTCCACTTGTTACTTTAGCAACTGTGATCCTACAAGACTAGATAATTTCTCGCTTTAGGCCTAAAGAAAGAATCAGATACTCTGATGACTTGCTCTAGAAGCCTTTTTGCTTCTTATCACACTGGAGATCAAGATTTCACCTTGAAAAAATGATCCCCTTCCATTAAAGGGCAACCTTTACTTAACTCTTCACAAATCACCCTCTTTTACCTCTTAGCAGGTAATAAAAGAAGTTCCATTCTGGTAGCAGGCTGGCAGCCAGAACCTGCTCAGGAAGCACCTTCTCAGCAATTAGGGGGATGgtgaagtgtgtgtgcatgtgtgtgtgttttgggagGGGGATAGGAGAATTATGCTATAATTGCTGTGCTCCCAGCTGGGGAATTGTTGTTTGCGTAGATACCTGCAGGCTGTTGTGTGCAAAGCTGCTGTTGTTTGAAGGTTGAGAAAAGCAGAGAGTAGACACATGGCAATTCGCAACGCAAATGCGTTCTACACCAAGTTTGGGCCTACGGCATGCCAAGGAAGCCAGAAAAACATTGTGTTGGGCAAATAGGGATTAGGAACAATGTGCTATAAGTGCAGTTCATTTGGGGGCCTTTATGTCCCCAGCATACCTTGTATTTTGGTTAATGGTTGAGTTTTATAAACCAGTTCTGTAGTTtcagttctaaaatctgattagcTAAGCCACTTTCAAACTGTTAAATACTTATCTCTATATAACTGTTAAATACTTATCTCTAGTGTGTGCTTTCTTTAAGTGCCACTgcgccactgcatctttttgaactaCCACTTACTAGCTCAAGACACCTGGAGGAGAATACTAACTGCCAATTTGGTTATGTCAACTAATAGAAACCTGCATTGGCTTGCGTCATGCTGAGTGAAGAGGGACGATCACTATgctcacccagagagagcgaggctaCTATATTCTCTTGGCTATGCCAGTGTAGAAGATCAGTCTCCCGATGACAGGGCCaacagtgtattcaattgaatataggttgaaaaggatttgcaaatcttcgtattctgtttttatttatgttttacacaacatcccaactacattggaattggggttgtatatagcTAGCTTCTGGTAGCAACTGCATGAGCGTTCATGTGAACTTGTGAGCTGAACATCACATTACAGCAGGTACACTTATGCCACTCTTCAAGAGTACATAGGAAGCAGTaaccaaacatgtttttggGATATATGCTCAAGGGggaatgctggagcctatcctagaggtcatcgggtggaaggcaggatacaccctggacaggtcgccagtctgtCGCAGGGCAATGATTGGAATagcaaatattaattttataatatatgtaaaattAAACATATAATTAGGGCAAGAATaacaaaatgtttaaacagaaactcctttaaaacaaactagcaaatgaacaaaaacttACTCAACTGATAGAGATAGGAAGCTCCACATCACTTCAATATTTTGAGACAAGCTGCTCAAGATTACACAAAGGACCAGTCTTTGGAATATCATAAACTTTTATAAACTGCCAATTTGTTAAAACACAAAAGCCACTTATGATCACTTGTAACAGTGATTTTGCTTCATTTTGTGCTGTGACCAACAAATACCCCTTAACTGTGGTATGATCAGTAATGCATAATGTCTCTTGTGGCTTTCTACTTTATTGGATTGTGCTGTTCATTGTGGTATGAAGCCACAGTCCCATGTTGTTCTTAACGAAGGCAGACTGGCTATTCCTAACGCTGGTAAAGGAGTTTGTGACTTAGAGACGTGCACACTCCTCTAAGCCTCTTTAGTGCAGCAATCTCTAATAGGCCAAGATCACTGATCTGCAAAGATTATGGGCCAGCTGCTCAGGTAGAAGGATCCAGAACAGGTAGCACTTGAGCTGAGCACATTCAAAGTCAATTTAAATGGGCAAAGACAGAAGGCAGTGTGGAACATGTAAGGAGATAAGCATGTAAAGACTATTTAAAGAATTTATGGAAAACCATCTTGATGAAAGTCCAAATGTCCCGATCCTGTCATTAAAAAAACCTTGAATGCTTGGCACATTAAGGGACATACAGAAAACATCTTTAGCATGAGGGCTGGAGTATTTCATGTTTGCAAGAGACCAACCTGTTTCTAGTGTTTAAAGGGATGTATATGTCATGCTTGTCTGTGGACTGTTGCAGTCATAATATTTACACAAACCCTACTGTGAACAAACTGGACTGTGCGTTTAGCCAATTCCAcaattagtttatttttaagGACAATGCATCAAGTGTAATCCCTTTGTGTTTCTGCTGGGATTGGTCCTTAATCCAAGAGGAAGAGTATTTGTTAATCTGAGTGGTGCTAGGGTTCTAGGCTGTGTAAGTGGGGGCCTGTGAGACTGATAGATAACCTGAGTTATAGTGTGTGTACTGGCAGGCCTGGTTAGGCATGTGGGCAGGCTGCTGGGGATGACAGGTCAGTCAGGAAGTGTCTGGGAGTCCAATAGCATAGTGAAATCAAAAGTAGGGCTCCGTGTCTCATCACTGCATTACATTGCATCTCAGCCATGCATGGagaaaatagtttttttaacCCAAAGGGGTCTGAGGCAACACAAGAGCTTCTGGAGGCAAGACTTGATAGAGTAGGAAGAATTGTTGCATTTTTAATAGCATCTGAATCCTCAGGGGCTTTAAAATTCTGGCTGACCCAACTATaggctgacaaaattctgttcaAACCCAACTGTAGACCTATAAAGCTTTCCCTCAACCTGACTATAGCCCTACAAAACGTTGTCTGAACTCAAATACAGTCTGACAAAATTCTATCTCAACCCAACTGCATCTGACATGTGAACTCAACTGAACTTGCCTGACATAAATCTCGCTGAACCCGAACCAAACCTGACTTAAAACACCCAACAACCCAATAAAACCTTCCTTGTAGCATCAATGACACGTTATCAGATCATCAGCTATCCAAACTAAGTTTAAACAACACTCCAAGTGATTTTAATGTATACTATGTGTTTGAAATGATGTATAACCCAGTGTGAACCATTGGAACCATGTGAACCAATTATTTCAAGCTGCATCACACTTTTAGGTTTGCTGATCATTTTCTTTGCTTATGCAATACCTGTGCTTATTTGTCCTGATTAATATTTTTGCACTTATAACACTTTGCAGAAGTGTTTTAAGTCTTGCTTGAGAAAGAGTGTTTCTGCAAGCACTTCAAAATGACTGTCATTCCATGAATAAAAATGCCTTATCTTCAAGTTGAATTTATGATGGATTCCTTTTCAtaactctcttcctcttcaaACCTCAATAGGGGTCTGACATGACTGAGGCTTGGAATGGCTCTCTGATATTGTTTCTTAAGATAAATACATTCAATTATTCTTCAAGCAGTGTAGGCCAAGCTACTTTCTCTAAAATAGATAGTGAATGGGTTTAATatgaaaacattatatatatatatatatatatatatatatatatatatatatatatatatatatatatatatatatatatatatatatatatatatatatactgctcgaaaaaataaagggaacactcaaataacacatcctagatctgaatgaatgaaatactctCATTGAATAATGTACAGAGtaaaatgtgctgacaacaaaatcacacaaaaatcatcaatggaaatcaaatttattaaccaatggaagcctggatttggagtcacacacaaaattaaagtggaaaaacacactacaggctgatccaactttgatgtgatgtccttaaaacaagtcaaaatgaggctcagtattgtgtgtgtgtggcctccatgtgcctgtatgacctccttacaacgcctgggcatgctcctgaggaggtggcggatggtctcctgagggatctctcccagacctggactaaagcatccgccaactcctggacagtctgtagtgcaacgtgacgttggtggatggagcgagacatgatgtcccagatgtgctcaattgaattcaggtctggggaacgggcgggccagtccatagcttcaatgctttcatcttgcaggaactgctgacacactccagccacatgaggtctagcattgtcctgcattaggaggaacccagggccaaccgtaccagcatatggtctcaccaggggtctgaggatctcatctcggtacctaatggcagtcaggctacctctggctagcacatggagggctgtgcggccctccaaagaaatgccaccccaccccattactgacccactgccaaaccggtcatgctgaaggatgttgcaggcagcagatcgctctccacagtgtctccagactccgtcacgtctgtcacatgtgctcagtgtgaacctgctttcatctgtgaacgctgacagacacagcaaaccttcttgccacagctcgcattgatgtgccgtcctggatgagctgcactacctgagccacttgtgtgggttgtagagtctgtctcatgctaccacgagtgtgaaagcaccaccaacattcaaaagtgaccaaaacatcagccagaaagcagaaaagtgctgagaagtggtctgtggtccccacctgcagaaccactcctttattgagtgtgtcttgctaatcgccaataatttccacctgttgtctattccatttgcacaacagcagtgaaattgattgtcaatcagtgttgcttcctaagtggacagtttgatgtCACAGaagagttatattgtgttgtttaagtgttccctttatttttttgagcagtatatatatatatatatatatatacaaagaaTTTGTAAATGCAATGTCTCGACAAAAATTCTTAATACATGAAAACCTTTACTAATTTTGCTCTAAACTTACAAATCATTTATTACGTGTTGATATCATTATTTGACACTACAGGCCAAGGGCATGTCTTGTGGATATTCTGTGTAACTCAATTAAGGGTAAGACATTGTCCAGAGAGCAAATCCCTTGTTCTCTTCTCGTAAATGCTTAAGTCCCTGTGCACAGGGTAAAGCAACTGATTTTCTTAATACTAAGAGGGTAGCCAGCCAAAGACTTTGCTAAATAAGATTAGTGGACTTTACACATGGTAGTCACCACAGCCCTTAATCTGAGTCTGAGAGTGGCTGAGATTTCCCTATTTCAAAGCATTTGAAGGCCTCGTTGATTGAATAAGCCATTTATAGATCCTGTGTTATTCACACATATAAAACAGATTTTCATAATTCAGCGCTAATCCAGAGCAGAGGAGAGGCTGCTCAGATTAGTGCGTGAAGCATTCTGTCTGAATTATCCCATGATACAAAGAGCCTAGAGTAGCCTAAATGTAGTGATTCTAGTGAATCCAGAGGTTTTCTGCAGACGCAAAGCACTGAAGGAACTTTGCATTTCTTAAACTGTAGTCGTGCTTGTACTCTCTAATAAACTGCTCAgtaaattgtgattttttttcaatatgtcatTGGCTGTTGTCTTTATTAACACTGCTTGATAAGACATTTGTCTATTCTCTATATGCCAAAGAAACTTCTTATGGTTCAATTTAACTCATAGAGGtcaagttattaattttgttGTGCTATACTATCTGTATAATGACATAATTGCATATTAAAAATAGTGAGTTATGCAATGCACTTCATGTCCATCAAACCCCATAATTCATCATGGTGTTGGCCAACAGTGGAGGCTATCAGCTGACATAACAAAACTAGCACTTAGTGTTCTCCTCTAAGCGAGTTAAGCTGTATATTGATATTGTGTTAACAGCAGTTCTAAAAGGATGCAGTGGTGGTTCACATGCCTCCAAGAAAGTGTACTGTGCACTGTGCAATCAGGGGACACCTAGCTAGAGGGTAAATTACATCATGATTTGGGGGAAGTTTGGATAAAAGTGGTACAAATGTAAGGGATGATCGTAACACATGATACTGATTAAATTTTTCCACTCATTTCAATTTCAGTCCAATATGAGTGATAAATGATTAGTGTCAAATTCGACAGTGCTTTGATCATTGCTGGCAATAATTGTAGCTTCACCGGTTTACACTTCAGCCGTGTTTGTAATCTTTAATAAACTGCATTGCTCACATGCATTGCTTGATGTGACTCATTTGCTGTTGTCTTTATTAGCACAGCTTCAAGGCTGCATTAAAAGTGTTGCTTTTCGCTGCATGTGCTAATTCCAAAGAGATTTAACAAAAAAGTAGTATTACAATACGCTGGTATCAGATGGCATCCTCATGTTAGTATCAGATGGCATAAGTTCAAAGGGAATGGCGGCCCTCTCCACAACTCTCCCTAATTTCGGCCTCATTCTGCTTTCTTTGTAACAGTGGTCTTAAAGTACTGGCCCGCAGACCACATCTGGCCTACAAAAGAACTTCATACAGgccgttttcttttttttctgcacataAATATTTAGATGACTTAGATCTAGATAGACACTGTGGCTGACTACCCAACATTAGCTATTTAAATTTAACTTAGGCTCACATCACACTGAGCAGCCATAGTTGTAAATTAGCTAGAGTTAACTTATTGCACTAATTTCAATCTGTTAAAGTTAAATCTGCCTTTGTAGTTTCTCTTATGAAACCATAGAGACAGCCTATCAGAATTAAGGAATGAATGCAGTTATCAAATGGATCCATTAAGAGTTTacttacatatatcagtcttaaaggcacagtaataaacagcctGGGATTGCTTGATTTAATATgtactaaaatatttattaaacaatATGCATTTATTCTGCTACTActgctgataataataataataataataataataataataat
This window harbors:
- the hs3st3b1a gene encoding heparan sulfate glucosamine 3-O-sulfotransferase 3B1a; protein product: MEYSLLCHASHAASLPPVRHKVLVLCIMLSLWAYTLYCCIGYCSSVPSLAADPGEPTSPHALPTELLNGDGGDLDSSLSRVDEWEEGRTLNGSETKKLPQAIIIGVKKGGTRALLEFLRLHPDIRAVGAEPHFFDRNYEKGLEWYRDLMPKSLEGQITMEKTPSYFVTKEVPGRIYAMSKDTKLIVVVRDPVTRAISDYTQTRSKKPDIPSFESLTFKNTTAGLIDSTWSALQIGMYARHLDRWLRYFPINQMLFVSGERLISDPAGEMARVQDFLGLRRVVTEKYFHFNPAKGFPCLKKPESSSKPHCLGKTKGRTHPNIHPDVVQQLRDFYKPFNKKFYYMTGQDFGWD